Proteins encoded together in one Mercenaria mercenaria strain notata chromosome 18, MADL_Memer_1, whole genome shotgun sequence window:
- the LOC123538131 gene encoding major royal jelly protein 5-like: MSTLRCKDRSSTLRCKDRSSTSRCKDRSSTLRCKDRSSTLRCKDRRSTSRCKDRMSTLRCKDRSSTLRCKDRRSTSRCKDRMSTLRCKDRSSTLRCKDRMSTLRCKDRMSTLRCKDRMSTLRCKDRSSTLRCKDRMSTLRCKDRSSTLRCKDKSSTSRCKDRRSLVIKHEH, translated from the coding sequence ATGTCAACATTGAGATGTAAGGACAGAAGTTCAACACTGAGATGTAAGGACAGAAGTTCAACATCGAGATGTAAGGACAGAAGTTCAACACTGAGATGTAAGGACAGAAGTTCAACACTGAGATGTAAGGACAGAAGGTCAACATCGAGATGTAAGGACAGAATGTCAACACTGAGATGTAAGGACAGAAGTTCAACACTGAGATGTAAGGACAGAAGGTCAACATCGAGATGTAAGGACAGAATGTCAACACTGAGATGTAAGGACAGAAGTTCAACACTGAGATGTAAGGACAGAATGTCAACATTGAGATGTAAGGACAGAATGTCAACACTGAGATGTAAGGACAGAATGTCAACACTGAGATGTAAGGACAGAAGTTCAACACTGAGATGTAAGGACAGAATGTCAACATTGAGATGTAAGGACAGAAGTTCAACACTGAGATGTAAGGACAAAAGTTCAACATCGAGATGTAAGGACAGAAGGTCACTTGTGATTAAACATGAGCATTAA